The Candidatus Babeliales bacterium genome includes a window with the following:
- a CDS encoding ankyrin repeat domain-containing protein, producing MNKYYIALLWIMIFFELTVFAMDELIKCSDAATYVITFCDTQTKNALGKTSSRFNYLCSHHNLDRILSCNSSSLTKKQKEYALLWAVQRKKYITVENLLKCDADANANNLFLKLHPLTIAQHNNDSHMIQLLQSYGSALSVNAPIIPPFVIATFTKDIQALQKCIKEKNYEQHYVCKHWNNNNILYIAAVLGDANIFEILLKEEVWCKQLNIANTYKLTPIIIAVSLNHIEIIKLLAAQKTITFNSANSEEPSALYVAAQNGYNEVIKILLAHKEIHVNELFNNKHTPLHIASFKGNMHTVQLLLTDKNINAIFTGEATPLYVATQQGHLDCVKILCLANPNAINICYFKYSPLHVASYNGQIEIVKHLLSYKNINTSLKTLGGETPLSIACHNKHSEIVTILLKHSPYVINECNIDGNSPLHIAVKFGDTAIIKLLVNTKEVNINSVNDDNKTPLDLVKLNKIKITKILRKHGALCKKDLWSKYYLFNCWNVVRSIW from the coding sequence ATGAATAAATATTATATTGCTTTGTTATGGATAATGATTTTTTTTGAATTAACTGTTTTTGCTATGGATGAATTGATAAAATGTTCAGATGCAGCTACATATGTAATTACTTTTTGTGATACACAAACAAAAAATGCACTAGGTAAGACCTCATCAAGGTTTAATTATCTTTGCTCTCATCATAATCTTGATAGAATTCTTTCTTGTAACTCATCTTCTTTGACCAAAAAACAAAAAGAATATGCATTGTTATGGGCGGTGCAAAGAAAAAAATATATAACGGTAGAAAATCTACTTAAATGTGACGCTGACGCTAATGCAAATAATCTTTTTTTAAAACTTCATCCATTAACAATTGCGCAGCACAATAATGATTCTCACATGATTCAACTTTTACAATCTTATGGCAGCGCACTTTCGGTTAATGCTCCTATAATACCACCTTTTGTTATTGCAACTTTTACTAAAGATATTCAGGCTCTACAAAAATGCATAAAAGAAAAAAACTATGAACAACATTATGTTTGTAAGCATTGGAACAATAATAATATACTTTATATCGCCGCAGTACTAGGAGATGCTAATATATTTGAGATTCTTCTTAAAGAAGAAGTTTGGTGTAAACAACTTAATATAGCAAATACATATAAATTGACACCTATTATAATAGCTGTTTCTCTAAATCATATTGAAATTATAAAACTTTTGGCTGCGCAAAAAACTATCACCTTTAACTCGGCAAATTCTGAAGAACCTTCTGCTTTGTATGTAGCTGCACAAAATGGGTATAATGAGGTTATAAAAATTTTACTTGCACACAAAGAGATTCATGTAAACGAGTTATTTAACAATAAACATACCCCCTTACATATTGCGTCTTTTAAAGGAAACATGCATACAGTACAACTTCTTTTAACGGATAAAAATATAAACGCTATTTTTACCGGTGAAGCAACTCCTCTTTACGTTGCCACACAACAGGGACATCTTGATTGTGTAAAAATATTATGCCTTGCAAACCCAAACGCAATAAATATATGTTACTTTAAGTATTCGCCACTTCATGTTGCTTCATACAATGGTCAGATAGAAATAGTGAAACATTTACTTAGTTACAAGAATATTAATACAAGTTTAAAAACGTTAGGAGGTGAAACACCTCTTTCTATTGCCTGTCACAATAAGCATTCTGAAATTGTTACGATATTGTTAAAACATAGTCCATATGTAATAAATGAATGTAATATAGATGGTAACTCCCCTTTACATATTGCTGTAAAATTCGGCGATACAGCAATCATTAAATTATTAGTAAATACAAAAGAAGTTAATATCAATAGTGTTAATGATGACAATAAAACGCCTCTTGATCTAGTTAAATTGAACAAAATTAAAATTACAAAAATTTTACGTAAGCATGGTGCTTTGTGTAAAAAAGATTTGTGGAGTAAATATTATCTTTTTAATTGTTGGAATGTTGTGAGATCAATATGGTGA
- the ftsZ gene encoding cell division protein FtsZ: MIEFEQESLQRPKSMVSIKVIGIGGAGGNAVDSIIEAGCQGIGFVVANTDAQALEFSKAQHKIQIGVKSTKGLGAGANPEIGKRAAEEDLDKVMEALSGADIVFIIGGMGGGTGSGGLPVIARALREKGILSIAIVTRPFLFEGKRRASVAEAAIERLKHDVDTLIVIPNQKLLEVVDQHVSMIDAFAMINEGILSQSVRGLSDIITRPGHINVDYADIRTIMKDRGLAVMGTGKASGIGRARHAALQAISSPLLENMSVVGAHGVLCNITGGKGLGLHEISEAASVVYEQAHEDANIIIGSVIDENLNDEVIVTIIATDFECPATQKNEEILMEETHIYQEKIMHNNEAALSFNASVPLSLNKEIETSMITDKEKYHTSKHHTDSLEQVNTFGGARDSHDLDIPTFMRQKN, encoded by the coding sequence ATGATAGAATTTGAACAAGAATCGCTACAGCGTCCAAAGTCTATGGTATCGATTAAAGTGATTGGTATTGGTGGTGCTGGAGGTAACGCAGTTGATAGTATCATAGAAGCAGGATGCCAGGGAATTGGGTTTGTTGTTGCAAATACTGATGCACAAGCATTGGAATTTTCAAAAGCACAACATAAAATTCAGATTGGTGTTAAGTCCACAAAAGGGTTGGGGGCTGGGGCAAATCCAGAGATTGGTAAGCGCGCGGCAGAAGAAGATTTGGATAAAGTAATGGAAGCTCTTAGTGGAGCTGACATTGTTTTTATTATTGGTGGCATGGGTGGTGGAACTGGTTCTGGGGGGTTACCTGTAATTGCGCGAGCATTGCGTGAAAAAGGTATTTTATCAATTGCTATTGTAACACGACCTTTTTTATTTGAAGGTAAACGTCGTGCATCAGTAGCAGAGGCAGCAATTGAACGACTTAAGCACGACGTTGATACATTAATTGTTATACCAAATCAAAAATTGCTTGAAGTTGTTGATCAGCATGTTTCAATGATTGATGCATTTGCAATGATTAACGAAGGAATTTTGAGTCAATCAGTGCGTGGATTATCCGATATTATTACAAGACCAGGACACATTAATGTTGATTATGCTGATATTCGTACCATTATGAAAGATCGTGGTCTTGCGGTAATGGGTACAGGAAAGGCTTCAGGTATTGGACGTGCACGTCATGCAGCTTTACAGGCAATATCATCCCCCTTGCTTGAAAATATGAGTGTTGTTGGCGCGCATGGAGTACTATGCAATATCACGGGTGGCAAAGGACTTGGTTTACATGAAATTAGTGAGGCCGCATCAGTTGTTTATGAGCAAGCGCATGAGGATGCCAATATTATTATTGGTTCTGTTATAGATGAGAATCTTAATGATGAAGTTATTGTTACTATTATAGCTACTGATTTTGAATGCCCCGCTACACAGAAAAATGAAGAGATATTAATGGAAGAGACGCATATATATCAAGAAAAAATTATGCATAACAATGAAGCAGCATTATCATTCAATGCATCAGTACCATTATCTTTAAATAAAGAAATTGAAACTTCAATGATTACAGATAAAGAAAAATATCATACATCAAAACATCATACAGATTCGTTGGAGCAGGTGAATACATTCGGTGGAGCAAGAGATTCGCACGATTTAGATATACCAACATTTATGCGTCAAAAGAATTAG
- the ftsA gene encoding cell division protein FtsA, which yields MARLIKDNIIVSIDVGTTKICVLIARKMGDQIEIIGIGKSPSYGLQKGVVVDIAKTISSISCAVKEAEMMAGFTVESAYIGISGSHIGVLNSAGVTPIKHDRIRQSDVTNVLESAKAIAVPEGRQILHILPKQFIVNGQDYVKDPIGMYGVRLEVLAHIITGAVSSVQNLLNCCQSAGVLVNDIILEQLASADAVLSEDERELGVGIIDIGGGTSDVAFYKNGAVQHTMVFPVAGNHVTNDIAIGLRIMKNEAERIKKRYGFAMSSLIEVEELVEVEMMQGEDLQIVRLSDLVLIIEPRMRELFSLINEEIKKGNLQQFMTNGIVLTGGGSLLAGVRELAEEIFDCPVRIGKPRVLFDLVETLQSPLYATGYGLLVYVLHNDKKMQMHLKDEGLRRRIFERMKSWVSDFF from the coding sequence ATGGCACGACTTATTAAGGATAATATTATTGTATCTATTGATGTTGGTACAACAAAAATTTGTGTTCTTATCGCACGAAAAATGGGCGATCAAATTGAAATTATTGGTATAGGAAAATCACCGTCATATGGTTTACAAAAAGGAGTAGTTGTTGATATTGCAAAAACGATTAGCTCTATTTCTTGTGCGGTAAAAGAAGCTGAGATGATGGCGGGATTTACGGTTGAATCAGCATATATTGGTATTTCTGGTAGCCATATTGGCGTACTCAATTCTGCGGGAGTTACTCCCATTAAACATGATCGAATTAGACAATCTGATGTTACAAATGTTCTTGAATCGGCAAAAGCAATTGCCGTTCCTGAAGGTCGTCAAATTTTACATATTTTACCAAAACAATTTATTGTTAATGGTCAAGATTACGTAAAAGATCCCATTGGCATGTATGGAGTACGTCTTGAAGTCCTTGCTCATATTATTACTGGTGCCGTTTCATCGGTGCAAAATTTATTAAATTGTTGCCAAAGCGCTGGTGTACTCGTTAATGATATTATATTAGAGCAACTAGCATCAGCAGATGCTGTATTGAGTGAAGATGAGCGAGAATTGGGTGTTGGTATTATTGATATTGGTGGTGGGACATCAGATGTCGCGTTTTATAAAAATGGTGCCGTACAACACACTATGGTTTTTCCTGTAGCAGGTAATCATGTTACCAATGATATAGCAATTGGATTGCGGATTATGAAAAACGAAGCGGAAAGAATAAAAAAGCGTTATGGATTTGCGATGAGCAGCCTTATTGAAGTTGAGGAACTTGTTGAAGTTGAAATGATGCAAGGAGAGGATTTACAAATTGTACGTCTTTCTGATCTGGTTTTAATTATTGAACCACGCATGAGAGAATTATTTAGTTTAATTAATGAAGAAATTAAAAAAGGTAATTTACAACAATTTATGACGAACGGAATTGTATTAACTGGTGGTGGTTCTTTGTTAGCAGGCGTACGAGAATTAGCGGAAGAAATTTTTGATTGTCCCGTACGTATTGGCAAACCACGTGTTTTATTTGATTTAGTTGAAACTTTACAAAGCCCATTATATGCAACAGGGTATGGATTATTAGTGTATGTTTTACATAATGATAAAAAGATGCAAATGCATTTGAAAGATGAGGGATTAAGACGACGCATTTTTGAGCGAATGAAATCATGGGTATCAGATTTTTTTTAA
- a CDS encoding RNA methyltransferase: MIKKKDKETKGELIFGIHPIVELLKAKRRKLISLYTTKPTPQSFEEIQKLWPKYPVPIQYVAREVLDRMVGTTDHQSVVAWTHAFPYRKSFFDPKKHKFLVMIDGVQDPRNLGAILRSAYCTGVDGAILIKRGGAQLTGVAIKSSAGLSEHLDMYVAQSASSAIIELKNAGYTPYLATFDGENAVTCKYKMPLCAVIGGEGTGISKSILSSGIHVTLPQKESDISYNASVAAGILLFLISEYRQKNS; this comes from the coding sequence ATGATAAAAAAGAAAGATAAAGAGACCAAAGGTGAACTTATTTTTGGTATTCATCCAATTGTAGAATTATTAAAAGCCAAGCGACGTAAGCTTATTTCACTCTATACAACCAAACCAACACCACAGTCATTTGAAGAAATTCAAAAATTATGGCCTAAGTATCCTGTACCTATTCAATATGTTGCTCGTGAAGTACTTGATCGCATGGTTGGAACAACTGATCATCAGAGTGTTGTCGCATGGACCCATGCATTTCCTTACCGTAAATCATTTTTTGATCCTAAAAAGCATAAATTTTTGGTTATGATTGATGGGGTACAAGATCCACGTAATTTAGGTGCCATTTTACGCTCAGCATATTGTACTGGTGTTGATGGTGCAATTCTTATTAAACGTGGTGGAGCGCAGTTAACTGGTGTTGCTATTAAATCATCAGCAGGTTTAAGTGAACATCTTGATATGTATGTAGCACAATCAGCTTCATCAGCAATTATTGAATTGAAAAACGCTGGCTATACTCCCTATTTAGCAACATTTGATGGTGAAAATGCAGTAACATGTAAATATAAAATGCCATTATGTGCAGTAATTGGTGGTGAAGGAACTGGTATTTCCAAATCAATTTTATCATCAGGCATTCATGTAACATTACCACAAAAAGAAAGCGATATCTCATATAATGCTTCTGTTGCTGCGGGAATTTTATTATTTTTGATTTCCGAATATCGTCAAAAAAATAGCTAA
- the alr gene encoding alanine racemase: MLKEQTYITISKSAFNHNAVFYKHIIGPSNKIAAVIKGNGYGHGLHQMALLCKENEYINVLCVAQLSQALAIQNCSKPTLVLGYSDTNPELAIKKNIHFMVDSIEYAQQFNDLGKRHSYQFPVHVKIDTGLSRMGVLASQAVVLLKQLRKLDYIQISGIFSHFAASDSNPEFTMHQYNQFNTILEELKDNNITIENIHMSNTVAITSVHYQPYFNFFRIGAGLYGFGPESSQLRPIMTWKTHITAIKIIPANSYVSYACIYQTTRITRIALLPIGYYDGYQFRFSNKTFVNINGFYAPVIGRIAMNVTIIDITDIDAHIGDEVIILGGEHSRIDAHNLAQIAEIKNVREVLTGINPEIQRIIIE, encoded by the coding sequence ATGTTAAAAGAACAAACATATATTACCATTAGTAAATCCGCTTTTAATCATAATGCTGTTTTTTATAAGCATATAATTGGACCTTCGAACAAAATTGCCGCGGTTATCAAGGGTAATGGATATGGTCATGGCCTTCATCAAATGGCTCTTTTATGTAAGGAAAATGAATATATTAATGTTTTATGTGTTGCGCAGTTATCGCAAGCGCTTGCTATACAAAATTGCAGCAAGCCAACTCTTGTCCTTGGTTATAGTGATACCAATCCTGAACTAGCTATAAAAAAAAATATTCACTTTATGGTTGATAGCATAGAATATGCACAGCAATTCAATGATTTAGGTAAAAGACACTCATATCAATTTCCTGTTCATGTAAAAATAGATACTGGTCTTTCGCGAATGGGAGTTCTTGCCAGTCAGGCGGTAGTATTACTTAAGCAGTTACGAAAATTAGATTATATACAAATAAGTGGGATTTTTAGTCATTTTGCTGCTTCTGATAGCAATCCTGAATTTACTATGCATCAATACAATCAATTTAATACAATTCTTGAGGAACTCAAAGACAACAATATTACCATTGAAAACATACATATGAGTAATACTGTTGCAATTACAAGCGTTCACTATCAACCTTACTTTAATTTTTTTCGCATAGGTGCTGGGCTTTATGGGTTTGGACCTGAATCATCTCAATTGCGACCAATTATGACATGGAAAACGCATATAACTGCTATTAAAATAATTCCCGCTAACTCATATGTTAGTTATGCTTGTATCTACCAAACAACCCGCATCACCAGAATTGCGCTTTTGCCTATTGGTTATTATGATGGATATCAATTTCGATTTTCAAATAAAACATTCGTAAATATTAATGGTTTTTATGCGCCTGTTATTGGTCGTATCGCAATGAATGTAACCATCATTGATATAACTGATATTGATGCACACATTGGAGATGAAGTAATTATTCTGGGTGGAGAACACTCTAGAATTGATGCACATAATCTTGCACAAATTGCTGAAATTAAAAATGTAAGAGAAGTTTTAACAGGAATAAACCCAGAGATTCAACGTATTATCATAGAATAA
- a CDS encoding deoxynucleoside kinase, whose translation MLIFDGTIGADIDIFLTRVREETLFCTVMLYEDWLATHSNCSNHHEDHPDGIVYLRVSPEIAFTRIQIHTLSSKSALSFDTIQQIYQQKEDLFIEKKNNPSLLQHLPVLVLNGNNDFQTDFAQFYNHLFYIKKFLKEIQDQKDISQGIYKEKTPHRHCC comes from the coding sequence ATGCTTATCTTTGACGGTACCATTGGCGCTGATATAGATATTTTTTTAACACGTGTGCGCGAAGAAACTCTCTTTTGTACAGTTATGCTTTATGAAGATTGGCTCGCAACACATAGTAACTGCTCAAATCATCACGAAGATCATCCTGATGGTATAGTTTATTTACGCGTATCGCCAGAAATAGCTTTTACACGAATACAAATACATACTTTATCATCAAAATCCGCATTATCTTTTGATACTATTCAACAGATTTATCAACAAAAAGAAGATCTTTTTATAGAAAAAAAGAATAATCCATCATTATTACAGCATCTTCCTGTTTTAGTTTTGAATGGCAATAACGACTTTCAAACAGATTTTGCACAATTCTATAATCATCTTTTTTATATAAAAAAATTTTTAAAAGAAATACAAGATCAAAAAGATATATCACAGGGTATATATAAAGAAAAAACCCCTCATCGTCATTGTTGCTAA